The following coding sequences lie in one Thermosulfuriphilus ammonigenes genomic window:
- a CDS encoding sigma-54-dependent transcriptional regulator gives MAEKILIVDDEESIIEALSGILEDEGFEVFGATSGRQALDRIPEVTPDLVLLDVWLPDLDGLDVLKELKGLYPDLPVIIISGHGTVETAVRATKLGAHDFIEKPLSYDRVILSVQNALKFRALETENVLLKGKVRPRQITGASAAVVRLREQIARVAATDSTVLILGESGSGKEVVAQMIHAASRRRHRPLVEINCAAIPEELIEAELFGYEKGAFTGAVTSKKGKFDLANGGTLFLDEIGDMSLKTQAKILRILQEQRFERVGGTRTIKVDVRIIAATNKDLRKEIERGNFREDLYYRLNVVPIEVPPLRERVEDIPLLIEDFLKEIAQSTGLGHKKVSPAVIEALKRYHWPGNVRELRNLVERLVIMSSGPEIDLSALPDYILQPTQQSSEPWFACDDLRQARALFEKEFILRKLKSHGGNISQTAEAIGLERSHLYRKMRSLGIWGVKSGEG, from the coding sequence ATGGCGGAGAAGATCCTGATAGTAGATGATGAGGAGAGCATTATCGAAGCCCTCTCCGGAATCCTTGAAGACGAGGGCTTTGAGGTTTTCGGGGCCACCTCTGGTCGGCAGGCCTTAGATCGGATCCCGGAGGTGACGCCGGATCTTGTTCTCCTTGATGTTTGGCTTCCGGACTTAGATGGCCTTGATGTCCTCAAGGAGCTAAAGGGCCTTTATCCTGATCTGCCGGTGATCATCATCTCTGGCCACGGCACGGTGGAGACTGCCGTTCGGGCGACCAAGCTGGGGGCCCATGACTTTATCGAAAAGCCCCTTTCCTATGATCGAGTCATCCTTTCGGTGCAAAATGCCCTGAAGTTTCGGGCCCTGGAGACGGAAAACGTCCTTCTAAAGGGCAAGGTCCGGCCCCGACAGATTACCGGAGCCAGTGCCGCTGTGGTTCGTTTAAGGGAGCAGATTGCCCGGGTGGCGGCCACAGATTCTACGGTTCTTATCTTGGGAGAGTCCGGCTCAGGGAAGGAGGTTGTGGCCCAGATGATTCACGCGGCCAGCCGACGACGCCATCGCCCCCTGGTGGAGATAAACTGCGCTGCCATCCCGGAGGAGCTTATTGAGGCCGAGCTTTTTGGCTATGAGAAGGGGGCCTTTACCGGGGCCGTGACTTCTAAAAAGGGAAAGTTTGATCTGGCCAACGGTGGCACCCTCTTCCTTGATGAAATAGGCGATATGAGTCTTAAGACCCAGGCCAAGATTCTGCGTATCCTTCAGGAGCAGCGCTTTGAGAGGGTCGGTGGTACCCGGACCATCAAGGTAGATGTCCGGATCATTGCGGCCACCAATAAGGATTTGCGCAAGGAGATAGAGCGGGGCAACTTCCGAGAGGATCTTTACTACCGTCTCAATGTGGTTCCTATTGAGGTGCCCCCCTTAAGGGAGCGGGTGGAAGACATCCCTCTCCTCATAGAGGATTTTCTCAAAGAGATTGCCCAGAGTACCGGTTTAGGACACAAAAAGGTTTCGCCGGCGGTCATTGAGGCCCTTAAACGTTATCATTGGCCAGGCAATGTTCGGGAGCTTCGCAATCTGGTGGAGCGGTTGGTGATCATGTCTTCGGGTCCAGAAATAGATCTCTCTGCCCTTCCCGATTATATCCTGCAACCGACCCAGCAGTCATCAGAGCCCTGGTTTGCCTGTGATGATCTCCGCCAGGCCCGGGCCCTGTTTGAAAAGGAGTTCATTCTTCGGAAG
- a CDS encoding AsnC family transcriptional regulator: MTTEKKTPNLDPSDIRILSVLQDDIPLVERPFAALAEKIGLSEEEFLKKIKGLLERGLIRRFGATIRHDRSGYKANAMVAWQVPEERLEEVGQLMAETPGVTHCYARRAPDFWPYTLYTMVHGPDEESCLALIQEMSLKTGVKTYEILFTEREFKRSTRRYFF; this comes from the coding sequence ATGACTACAGAGAAAAAAACGCCAAACCTTGATCCTTCAGACATCCGGATCCTCTCTGTCCTCCAGGATGATATTCCCTTAGTTGAACGCCCCTTCGCCGCCCTGGCGGAGAAGATTGGACTCTCGGAAGAAGAATTCCTCAAGAAGATTAAGGGCCTCCTTGAGCGAGGACTCATCCGACGTTTTGGGGCTACCATCCGCCATGATCGCTCGGGCTACAAGGCCAACGCCATGGTGGCCTGGCAGGTTCCCGAAGAGCGCCTAGAAGAGGTCGGGCAGCTTATGGCTGAAACCCCCGGCGTGACCCATTGCTATGCCCGGCGGGCCCCAGACTTCTGGCCTTACACCCTCTACACCATGGTTCATGGGCCAGATGAGGAGAGTTGTCTGGCCTTAATCCAGGAAATGTCCCTGAAGACCGGGGTCAAAACCTATGAGATTCTCTTTACGGAACGAGAGTTTAAAAGAAGCACCAGACGTTACTTCTTCTAA
- the lpxC gene encoding UDP-3-O-acyl-N-acetylglucosamine deacetylase: MWHFQHTLKREVSAAGVGLHTGELVRLRLRPAEPNQGVVFVRVDVDPPRVIPARVDYVVHTELSTVIGVGEATVATIEHLMAALAGMGVDNVIVEIDGPEVPAMDGSAKAFVHLIRQAGLRRQRFRRRFIKVSRPFSLEEDGKKVAFLPASDLELEVLIDFPHQAIGQQSYVRRLSRQRFIEELAPARTFGFLHEIEYLRRNGYARGGSLDNAIVLTREGVLNQGGLRFDDEFVRHKALDLLGDLYLLGFPLMGRVVAEKTGHGLHLKAIRALRAQESAWRLVPELGESFSCSRVSSLAAAQA, from the coding sequence ATGTGGCATTTTCAACACACTCTAAAAAGAGAGGTTTCGGCTGCGGGGGTTGGTCTTCATACCGGAGAGCTTGTCCGTCTAAGGTTGCGTCCGGCAGAGCCGAATCAGGGCGTGGTCTTTGTTCGGGTAGATGTTGATCCCCCCAGGGTGATTCCGGCCAGAGTGGATTACGTTGTCCACACCGAGCTTAGCACGGTCATTGGTGTGGGAGAGGCTACGGTGGCCACCATTGAGCATCTCATGGCCGCCCTGGCCGGTATGGGGGTGGATAATGTTATCGTGGAGATCGATGGGCCGGAGGTTCCGGCCATGGACGGTAGTGCCAAGGCCTTTGTTCATCTGATCCGCCAGGCCGGTCTAAGACGACAGCGCTTTCGGCGTCGCTTCATCAAGGTCAGCCGTCCTTTTAGCTTGGAGGAAGATGGTAAGAAGGTGGCCTTTCTGCCGGCCTCAGATTTAGAGCTTGAGGTTCTTATAGATTTTCCCCACCAGGCCATTGGCCAGCAGTCTTATGTGCGCCGGCTTTCCCGGCAACGCTTTATAGAAGAGCTCGCCCCGGCCCGGACTTTTGGCTTCCTCCATGAGATCGAATATCTCCGCCGCAATGGCTATGCTCGGGGAGGGTCTCTGGACAACGCCATAGTCCTCACCCGAGAGGGTGTCCTTAATCAGGGAGGCTTGCGCTTTGATGACGAATTTGTTCGCCACAAGGCCCTGGATCTACTGGGAGACCTTTACCTTCTTGGTTTCCCTCTGATGGGTCGGGTGGTGGCCGAGAAGACGGGCCATGGTCTTCATCTCAAGGCGATCAGGGCCTTAAGGGCTCAGGAGTCGGCCTGGCGCCTTGTTCCTGAGCTTGGAGAGTCCTTCTCCTGTTCTCGAGTTTCCTCTCTGGCTGCAGCCCAGGCTTGA
- a CDS encoding DUF4390 domain-containing protein, whose protein sequence is MKSGFPLKRGYRWLFFSLLLFLLATPVNALIISDLTVANSRNYVLAYFSLNDIPYQKVEEALRHGIPVRFRFQVELFELRRLRPDRKLLIQEVTRIIYFDHLKNVYLIHYPGTTHPIDQTQELKEAIKMATEINDLPLIPVQQLRSGKRYRLRVRGFLEKMATPSLPSRLVGVLFFRKESQATDWVSIKFRL, encoded by the coding sequence GTGAAGTCGGGTTTTCCTCTAAAAAGAGGCTATAGGTGGCTCTTTTTTTCACTTCTGCTTTTCCTGCTGGCTACACCTGTTAATGCCTTAATAATTTCCGATCTTACGGTAGCCAATTCTAGGAACTATGTCCTGGCCTACTTTTCTCTTAATGATATTCCCTATCAAAAGGTAGAAGAGGCCTTAAGACACGGTATTCCGGTGCGTTTTCGCTTCCAGGTGGAGCTTTTTGAGCTTCGCCGTCTGCGTCCTGATCGTAAGCTTCTCATTCAGGAGGTCACCAGGATTATTTATTTTGATCACCTGAAAAACGTCTATCTCATTCATTATCCGGGGACCACCCATCCCATTGACCAGACCCAGGAGCTTAAGGAGGCCATCAAGATGGCCACGGAGATCAACGACCTGCCTCTTATTCCCGTCCAGCAGCTTCGCTCCGGAAAGCGCTATCGTTTAAGGGTGAGGGGCTTCTTGGAGAAAATGGCCACACCTTCGCTTCCCTCCAGACTGGTAGGGGTTCTTTTTTTTCGCAAGGAAAGTCAGGCCACCGATTGGGTGAGTATCAAGTTTAGGCTTTAA
- a CDS encoding (deoxy)nucleoside triphosphate pyrophosphohydrolase, producing MKAMVEVVAAIIKDPERGLLLCRRPPEKIRGGLWEFPGGKVESGEDLKEALSREIREELGVEINVGHLLGVVDHDYPEGRIRLFGFLSEIRQGTPRSLEGQKLSWVEPEEISSLDLAPADRRLWQAIVENGGLYGP from the coding sequence ATGAAGGCCATGGTTGAGGTGGTAGCCGCTATTATTAAAGACCCGGAACGGGGCCTGCTCCTGTGCCGCCGTCCGCCAGAGAAAATCCGTGGTGGTCTCTGGGAGTTTCCTGGAGGCAAGGTAGAATCAGGCGAAGATCTCAAAGAGGCCCTTTCCCGAGAGATCCGCGAGGAGCTGGGGGTGGAAATCAATGTGGGCCATCTCCTGGGAGTAGTTGATCACGACTACCCGGAGGGGCGGATTCGCCTCTTTGGGTTTCTATCCGAGATTCGCCAGGGAACCCCCCGCTCCCTAGAGGGGCAAAAGCTCTCCTGGGTCGAGCCGGAAGAGATCTCCTCCTTGGATTTGGCCCCGGCTGACCGGCGTCTATGGCAGGCTATTGTAGAAAATGGAGGACTTTATGGACCTTAG
- a CDS encoding ATP-binding protein: MAATKDEIISREQAEAKRRRREKIIILVALVLVGILTLVESRLLSMEVELPLGGNVFIFALININVLLLLLVIFLVVRNVVKLIFENKRNILGAKLKTKMVVAFVFLSLIPTILLFFVSLQFVSTSLDYWFSSRLDRSLQEALSLGKAFYAETQERLADYARGLAIGLAQYDFSDASLLEEYVRHKRLEYRFDTLELFTPSLQPLATSRVQELEMDPPGPFPPSLLAKALKGETVTETSRIRQGLLIRVAVPVYREGRPEAVLVAGLLLDPNLGQLMEDINRGYETYRQLKFLKQPIKASLIITLALVTLLIVLVAVWFGFRFARGITEPVQALAEATHRVAGGDLDFTLEVSAQDELASLVAAFNSMTRDLKESKLLAEEATRALQKSHQELARRHSYIETILRNVAAGVISIDAQGRVTTVNRFAEEFLEVSGGELVGRPWRDVLPDELREQAEAFLEKARQSPRGSAQQTFRLLLRGREIYILATLTILKDESGQEVGAVLVFDDLTEKEKIQRIAAWREVARRIAHEVKNPLTPIQLSAQRLRRRYLQKLGPEEGEVLDRCTKTIEKQVEELRRLVNEFSSFARMPASRPALHDLVQVVEEVLSLYSEAHREFSFNLKAPSRPPVFLFDRDQIKRALINLLDNAVASMPQGGEIQVEIVTESDWVRLVVADTGPGVSPEDKARLFEPYFSRKKGGTGLGLAIVNSIVTEHNGKVWVEDNLPRGARFVIELPLRGE; encoded by the coding sequence ATGGCCGCCACTAAAGACGAGATTATCTCTCGAGAGCAGGCTGAGGCGAAGAGAAGAAGGCGCGAGAAGATCATTATTCTGGTGGCCCTGGTTCTGGTAGGAATCCTTACCCTGGTGGAATCCCGCCTGCTTTCTATGGAGGTGGAGCTTCCCCTCGGGGGAAATGTCTTCATCTTTGCCCTTATAAACATCAATGTTCTCCTGCTTCTTCTGGTCATATTCCTTGTGGTCCGCAATGTGGTCAAGCTCATCTTTGAGAATAAGCGCAACATTCTTGGAGCCAAGCTAAAAACCAAAATGGTGGTGGCCTTTGTCTTTCTCTCCCTTATCCCCACTATCCTGCTCTTTTTTGTCTCTCTTCAGTTTGTCTCCACCAGCTTAGACTACTGGTTTTCTTCCCGCCTGGATCGTTCTCTTCAGGAGGCCCTTTCCCTGGGTAAGGCCTTTTATGCGGAAACCCAGGAAAGACTGGCTGACTATGCTCGAGGTCTGGCCATCGGGCTGGCTCAATATGATTTTTCTGATGCCAGTCTCCTTGAAGAGTATGTGAGACACAAACGTCTGGAGTATCGCTTTGACACCTTAGAGCTTTTTACCCCCTCTCTTCAGCCTTTGGCGACCAGTCGGGTCCAAGAGCTGGAGATGGATCCTCCCGGGCCATTCCCCCCTTCTCTTTTGGCCAAGGCCTTAAAGGGGGAGACCGTGACCGAGACCAGCCGGATTCGCCAGGGGCTTCTTATCCGGGTGGCCGTGCCCGTCTATCGGGAAGGGCGTCCGGAGGCGGTTCTGGTGGCCGGTCTCCTTCTTGACCCCAACCTGGGCCAGCTCATGGAGGACATTAACCGGGGCTACGAGACTTACCGACAGCTCAAATTTCTTAAACAGCCTATTAAGGCCAGTCTGATAATCACCCTGGCCCTGGTGACCCTCCTGATTGTTCTGGTGGCCGTATGGTTCGGTTTTCGCTTTGCCCGGGGAATTACAGAACCTGTTCAGGCCTTGGCCGAAGCCACCCACCGGGTGGCTGGAGGAGATCTGGACTTTACCCTAGAGGTTTCGGCCCAGGACGAGTTGGCCTCGCTGGTGGCTGCCTTCAACAGTATGACCCGGGACCTCAAAGAGAGTAAACTCCTGGCTGAAGAGGCCACCCGAGCCCTTCAGAAGAGCCATCAGGAGCTGGCCCGGCGTCATTCTTATATCGAAACCATTCTTCGCAACGTGGCGGCCGGGGTTATCTCGATAGATGCTCAAGGCCGGGTGACCACGGTCAATCGCTTTGCCGAGGAGTTTCTGGAGGTATCTGGGGGGGAGCTGGTCGGCAGGCCCTGGCGGGATGTCCTCCCTGATGAATTGAGAGAGCAGGCCGAGGCCTTTTTGGAGAAGGCCCGTCAGAGTCCCCGGGGTTCGGCCCAGCAGACTTTCCGTCTCCTTCTTCGCGGGCGGGAGATATATATCCTGGCCACCTTGACCATCCTGAAGGATGAAAGCGGTCAGGAGGTCGGGGCGGTCCTGGTCTTTGATGATCTTACTGAAAAAGAGAAGATCCAGCGGATAGCTGCCTGGCGGGAGGTGGCCCGACGGATAGCCCATGAGGTTAAGAACCCCCTTACCCCTATTCAGCTTTCTGCCCAGCGGCTTAGGCGACGCTATCTTCAAAAGCTTGGTCCCGAGGAGGGGGAAGTCCTTGATCGGTGTACCAAGACCATTGAAAAACAGGTTGAAGAATTGCGTCGTCTGGTAAATGAGTTCTCTTCATTTGCTCGAATGCCAGCCTCCCGACCGGCTCTGCATGATCTGGTTCAGGTGGTTGAGGAGGTTCTCTCCCTGTATAGCGAGGCCCATCGAGAATTTTCCTTTAATCTGAAGGCCCCTTCCCGCCCCCCGGTCTTTCTCTTTGATCGAGATCAGATCAAACGGGCCCTGATAAACCTTCTTGATAATGCTGTGGCCTCCATGCCTCAAGGAGGCGAGATTCAGGTGGAGATTGTCACCGAGTCAGATTGGGTTCGTTTGGTGGTGGCCGATACTGGCCCCGGTGTCTCTCCGGAAGACAAGGCCCGGCTCTTTGAACCCTATTTTTCTCGTAAGAAGGGAGGCACCGGCTTAGGGTTGGCCATTGTCAACTCTATTGTTACGGAACACAATGGAAAGGTCTGGGTGGAGGATAACCTTCCCCGCGGGGCCCGTTTTGTTATAGAGCTTCCCTTGAGAGGGGAGTAG
- the cimA gene encoding citramalate synthase yields MGEKDKAYVEIYDTTLRDGTQAEDVNLSVEDKIQVALKLDELGIDYIEGGWPGSNPKDVQFFREIRNYHLGWAKIAAFGSTHMAKYRAEEDPNLRALIEAQTPVITIFGKTWDVHVRDALRITLERNLELIRDSLAYLRPHAERLFYDAEHFFDGFKANSDYALATLKKAIEGGADCLVLCDTNGGTLPQEIAEIIKEVRSRLGKDISLGIHAHNDSDTAVANSLMAVSVGARHVQGTINGFGERCGNANLCSIIPGLVLKMGFKCKAGEPERLRRLTEVSRFVFEIANLPHNKYLPYVGRSAFAHKGGVHVSAVSRNPETYEHIRPELVGNSQRILISDLAGKSNVLYKARQFGISLSAEDPVVKEIVVRLKERENEGYQYEAAEASFELLMRRIVEGRKETFGFFDLISFRVLDVKRLEDERSLVEATVRLKVRGEEEHTAAVGNGPVNALDNAVRKALLAFYPELADMELEDYKVRVLAGEPGTAAKVRVLIQSKDGEDRWGTVGVSHDIIEASWQALVDAIIYKLLKSRRKRLEAA; encoded by the coding sequence ATGGGAGAGAAAGACAAAGCTTACGTTGAGATCTATGACACCACCCTTCGGGATGGGACGCAGGCCGAAGACGTCAATCTTTCGGTAGAGGATAAAATTCAGGTAGCTCTCAAGCTTGATGAGCTGGGGATTGACTACATTGAAGGTGGCTGGCCGGGGTCTAATCCCAAAGATGTCCAGTTTTTCCGGGAGATTCGCAATTATCATCTGGGTTGGGCCAAGATAGCGGCCTTCGGTTCCACCCACATGGCCAAGTACCGGGCCGAGGAGGATCCCAACCTGCGGGCCCTCATTGAGGCCCAGACTCCGGTGATCACCATCTTTGGTAAGACCTGGGATGTTCACGTTCGGGATGCCTTGAGGATTACCCTGGAGAGAAACCTGGAGCTTATTCGAGACTCCCTGGCCTATCTTCGCCCCCATGCAGAGAGGCTTTTCTATGACGCCGAACACTTCTTTGATGGCTTTAAGGCTAATTCGGACTATGCCCTGGCCACCCTGAAGAAGGCCATAGAGGGCGGGGCTGACTGTCTGGTCCTCTGCGATACCAATGGTGGCACTCTGCCCCAGGAGATTGCGGAGATCATCAAAGAAGTCCGCTCCCGTCTAGGAAAAGATATCTCCCTGGGCATTCATGCCCACAACGACTCTGACACGGCGGTGGCCAACTCTCTTATGGCTGTCTCTGTAGGGGCCCGCCATGTCCAGGGGACCATAAACGGCTTTGGGGAGCGTTGTGGAAACGCCAATCTTTGCTCCATTATTCCCGGGCTGGTCCTTAAAATGGGATTTAAGTGTAAGGCCGGAGAGCCGGAGAGGTTGCGTCGGCTGACCGAGGTCTCCCGATTTGTCTTTGAAATCGCCAATCTTCCCCATAACAAGTATCTGCCCTACGTAGGGCGGAGTGCCTTTGCCCATAAAGGCGGAGTCCACGTAAGTGCTGTCTCCCGCAATCCGGAGACTTACGAGCACATACGTCCAGAACTGGTAGGCAACAGCCAACGGATTCTTATTTCCGATCTGGCCGGAAAGAGCAATGTTCTCTATAAGGCCAGGCAGTTTGGTATCTCCCTTTCGGCTGAGGATCCGGTGGTCAAGGAGATAGTTGTTCGCCTCAAGGAGAGGGAGAACGAAGGCTACCAATATGAGGCGGCTGAGGCCAGTTTTGAGCTCCTCATGCGTCGGATCGTCGAGGGGCGCAAAGAGACTTTTGGCTTTTTTGATCTTATCAGCTTTCGAGTCCTGGATGTAAAGCGTCTGGAGGATGAAAGGAGTCTGGTAGAGGCTACGGTTAGGCTTAAAGTCCGCGGAGAAGAGGAGCACACCGCCGCCGTGGGTAATGGTCCGGTGAATGCCCTGGATAACGCCGTGCGCAAGGCTCTCTTGGCCTTTTATCCTGAGCTTGCGGATATGGAGCTTGAAGATTACAAGGTTCGGGTCCTGGCTGGCGAGCCGGGGACGGCCGCCAAGGTACGGGTGCTTATCCAGTCCAAAGACGGCGAAGATCGCTGGGGTACCGTGGGAGTCTCCCACGATATTATAGAAGCCTCTTGGCAGGCCCTGGTGGATGCCATCATCTATAAGCTTCTTAAGAGCCGGAGAAAGCGCCTTGAGGCCGCCTAG
- a CDS encoding TMEM165/GDT1 family protein, producing MDLRLFISVFVAIFLAELGDKTQLATMSLSAADHRRWTIFLAASSALVLSSLLGVLLGGLIGQVIPFNMVKIGAGILFILIGIAMILGKL from the coding sequence ATGGACCTTAGGCTCTTTATTTCTGTCTTTGTGGCTATATTTTTGGCCGAATTGGGAGATAAAACCCAACTGGCCACCATGAGCCTAAGCGCCGCCGACCACCGCCGCTGGACCATCTTTTTAGCTGCCTCCTCAGCCCTTGTTCTCTCCAGCCTTTTAGGGGTTCTGCTGGGAGGCCTAATCGGCCAGGTAATCCCTTTTAACATGGTTAAGATAGGCGCCGGAATCTTGTTTATCCTCATAGGAATAGCTATGATCCTCGGCAAGCTATGA
- a CDS encoding aspartate kinase, which produces MLIVQKFGGTSVGDIERIRNVARRVAGYKDKGHDLVVVVSAMAGETDRLLSLAQALTPDPDPRELDVLVSTGEQVSVALLAMALKAMGYPAKSYLGHQVQIHTDSLFGRARIVGIDTQRLQADLARGEVVIVAGFQGVTEAGDITTLGRGGSDTTAVALAAALKADLCEIFTDVEGVFTADPHIVSNARKIPRVSYEEMLELASLGAKVLEIRSVGFAMRYGVPLHVRSSFSEEPGTMVVEEDEEMEKVLVSGVTYNRNEARITLYRVPDRPGIAAKLFGALSESGIVVDMILQNVKRDGAYTDLTFTVPRTDYSRAMEIVRQVAEEIGAEGVSGETEIAKVSIVGVGMRTQPGVASKMFETLARYGINIMMISTSEIKISCVIEEKFTELAVRALHDAFGLGEDSHPREEGL; this is translated from the coding sequence ATGCTCATTGTCCAGAAGTTTGGGGGAACATCCGTAGGGGACATAGAGCGAATTCGGAATGTGGCCCGAAGGGTGGCCGGCTACAAAGATAAAGGCCACGATCTGGTCGTTGTGGTTTCGGCCATGGCCGGGGAGACGGATCGTCTTCTTTCCCTGGCCCAGGCCCTGACTCCGGATCCCGATCCCCGGGAGCTTGATGTCCTGGTCTCTACCGGAGAACAGGTTTCGGTAGCCCTTTTGGCCATGGCCTTAAAGGCCATGGGTTATCCGGCCAAGTCCTATCTGGGCCATCAGGTTCAAATCCACACCGATTCTCTCTTCGGTCGGGCCCGGATTGTCGGCATTGATACCCAGCGGCTCCAGGCTGATCTGGCCCGGGGAGAGGTAGTCATCGTGGCTGGATTCCAGGGAGTTACCGAGGCGGGGGATATCACCACCTTGGGGCGAGGGGGTTCAGACACCACGGCTGTAGCCTTGGCAGCGGCCCTTAAGGCTGATCTTTGCGAGATATTCACAGATGTCGAAGGGGTTTTTACCGCCGATCCTCACATTGTCTCCAACGCCCGGAAAATTCCCCGGGTCTCATACGAAGAGATGCTGGAGCTGGCCAGTTTGGGGGCTAAGGTCTTAGAGATTCGTTCGGTGGGATTCGCCATGCGCTATGGGGTCCCCTTGCATGTTCGTTCCAGTTTTTCTGAAGAGCCGGGGACCATGGTCGTGGAGGAGGATGAAGAGATGGAAAAGGTTCTGGTTTCTGGAGTGACTTACAACCGCAATGAGGCTCGAATTACCCTCTACCGTGTCCCTGATCGGCCGGGGATAGCGGCCAAACTCTTTGGCGCCCTTTCGGAGTCCGGAATAGTGGTGGACATGATCCTTCAGAACGTCAAGAGAGATGGTGCTTATACGGACCTTACCTTTACTGTGCCCCGGACAGATTACTCCCGGGCCATGGAGATCGTAAGACAGGTGGCCGAAGAGATTGGGGCCGAAGGGGTTTCGGGTGAGACGGAGATCGCCAAGGTGTCCATCGTGGGGGTAGGGATGCGCACCCAGCCCGGGGTGGCCAGCAAGATGTTTGAGACCCTGGCCCGTTATGGAATAAACATCATGATGATTTCCACCTCCGAGATTAAAATATCTTGCGTGATAGAAGAGAAATTTACCGAGCTGGCCGTAAGGGCCCTCCACGATGCCTTTGGGCTCGGAGAGGATAGCCACCCTCGAGAGGAGGGTCTTTAG
- a CDS encoding J domain-containing protein: MARDKWQRLEEARRVLGLPEKATILEIKEQYRRLSLETHPDHQGDAVRQQRLNQAYRLLMDYCERYRITLTPNEDGADPEDWWFLHFGQDPIWSGDKGKE, from the coding sequence ATGGCCAGGGACAAGTGGCAGCGCCTGGAGGAGGCCCGAAGAGTGCTGGGGCTTCCAGAGAAGGCGACCATTTTAGAGATTAAGGAGCAGTATCGTCGTCTGAGCCTGGAGACCCATCCAGATCATCAGGGCGATGCTGTTCGCCAACAGCGTCTCAATCAGGCCTATCGCCTCCTGATGGATTATTGTGAACGATACCGGATCACTCTGACCCCTAACGAAGACGGGGCGGACCCTGAGGATTGGTGGTTCCTGCACTTTGGTCAGGATCCTATCTGGAGCGGAGATAAGGGAAAGGAGTAA
- the era gene encoding GTPase Era, with protein sequence MTESPQSFSISEFPEGFRSGYVAIIGAPNVGKSTLLNQYLGQKVAICTPKPQTTRHQIRGVLSGPDFQIVFVDTPGIHESKILANQAMVEAAVRAIEEVDVVLMVVDVAKREPRLEDQIIKLLYRTKKPAVLALNKIDQIKKSELLPMIEAFSKAYAFSAIVPISALKGDGLSELLQEIVKLLPEGPPFYDAETFTDQTERQLAAEIVREKIFLLTGQEIPYATAVTIEDWEEVPEKNLVRIRATVFVERDSQKGIIIGKGGQMLKKIGQLAREELEFLLGRKVYLDLWVKVLRDWRRDPKALKRLGLS encoded by the coding sequence ATGACCGAATCCCCTCAATCCTTTTCCATCTCGGAGTTTCCTGAAGGTTTCCGTTCGGGATACGTGGCCATTATTGGAGCCCCTAACGTGGGCAAATCTACATTACTCAACCAGTATCTTGGTCAAAAAGTAGCCATCTGTACCCCCAAGCCCCAGACCACCCGACATCAAATCCGGGGAGTTTTAAGTGGTCCTGACTTCCAGATTGTCTTTGTGGATACTCCAGGTATCCATGAATCCAAAATCTTGGCTAATCAGGCCATGGTTGAGGCGGCGGTAAGGGCCATTGAGGAGGTCGATGTTGTCCTCATGGTGGTTGATGTAGCCAAGCGGGAGCCCAGGCTGGAGGACCAGATCATCAAGTTACTTTACCGGACCAAGAAGCCCGCCGTTTTGGCCCTCAACAAGATAGACCAAATCAAAAAAAGCGAGCTCCTTCCGATGATAGAGGCCTTCTCCAAGGCCTATGCCTTCTCGGCCATCGTGCCTATCTCTGCCCTTAAGGGAGATGGCCTTTCGGAGCTTCTTCAGGAGATTGTTAAACTACTTCCAGAAGGGCCCCCATTCTACGATGCCGAGACCTTTACCGATCAGACAGAGCGCCAGCTGGCGGCAGAGATTGTGAGGGAAAAGATTTTTCTGCTTACCGGTCAGGAAATCCCCTACGCCACCGCGGTAACCATCGAAGACTGGGAGGAGGTTCCCGAAAAAAACCTCGTTCGGATAAGGGCCACGGTCTTTGTGGAGCGAGATTCCCAGAAGGGAATCATCATCGGCAAAGGAGGACAGATGCTCAAAAAGATAGGCCAACTGGCCCGGGAGGAGCTGGAATTTCTTCTAGGGCGGAAGGTCTATCTCGATCTCTGGGTCAAGGTGCTTCGTGATTGGCGACGCGACCCTAAGGCCCTGAAGCGTCTGGGGCTCAGCTAG
- a CDS encoding ComEA family DNA-binding protein produces MLVLGLGALRPLGRPFYYHQLPLFVPQTEAQRLLCFQPLSLNRAREEELVLVPGIGPSLARAIVSLRQKEGRIDSLSRLKDIKGIGPKKLARLESYLKVP; encoded by the coding sequence TTGCTTGTTCTCGGCCTAGGAGCCTTGAGACCTCTGGGGCGGCCATTTTACTACCACCAGCTTCCGCTCTTTGTTCCCCAGACCGAGGCCCAACGCCTTTTATGTTTTCAGCCTCTTTCCCTGAATCGGGCCCGGGAGGAGGAGCTGGTTCTTGTGCCGGGAATCGGCCCCTCTTTAGCTCGGGCCATCGTCTCTTTGAGGCAAAAGGAGGGGCGAATAGATTCCCTCTCTCGCCTCAAAGACATAAAGGGAATTGGCCCTAAAAAGCTGGCTCGCCTTGAATCCTATCTTAAGGTGCCTTAA